TCCAGGAGATCATCTTAATTCTGTAAATTCTATGGAGTAGTTTTAGTAGTTTTACAGCAACAGTACTCTTGCCTGCATATCCTTTCGTAAAACAATTATTTTATCCTTGACTTTCCTCTACAGTACAGGATGATGACTATTTAATACTGATTCCCTATTCCCACATTTTCTGCCCTCATGTTGCAAGCTCTAAAGCTGCCCCTGCAATTTACCATCACAAGACATGTCTGGGCAGCAAGTCTCCTGTGACGGTTACTTTTAATTCGTCGTTACAATTGTTTGATGGTTTGCTTGTTCCAACCTCGATATCATGGTTTGCTTGTTCCAACCTCGACATCTGCCTTTAGATTCCCGTTGTTGTCTTTGTAGTGGAAGGTACCACCTGGTggtatgttgttattttcactttgTTCTGAACAAGGCATGTATAGATTTCAGATTTTAGTTCCTATCTCTCTGTCATAAAAACTAATGTATGGTCCTGTGTTTTATCTCTGATTGTATGAAAGCACCGAGCTTGATTCCGTCTTATAACCTGATGTTCATCTTCAGTCCCATTATGTTTTGCTTCTAACACAATTGGTTGTCTACACATGCTATTCCTGGGCTCTTACTGACAAATTATTACGTGGTTTTGTCTAAACGTTCTGACCGGCACCCTCGCGCTACGGCGCGAACCCGATCTAGTATAAGATATAACCCACCTAATATACATCCAATCCGATCCAAGAATGGCTGCAATACCATCACGGCGGCCCTGCTGGCGCAGTCGTGGGTCACGGGCTTGACGAAGGCGGGCCAGAGGATGCCGTGGATCCGGCGCTGGAGCTCCTCCGCCTTTTGTTTGGCGGCGGCGGCAACGACGGCGGCGGCCCTCTCCTCGTCGGTCGGCCCTTTCCAAACAGCGTATGCCTCGTACACTCCGCGGTAGCCGCGCTGCTCTGAGCCCTTGAGGTAGTTGGGCTGCTCCGGGAGGCCGGCGACGCGGCCGgaccgccggagctcgccggggcCCGGGGCCTTGCGCTTCTGCGGCACCGAGGCAGCGGGCCAGTCATCATATAAGAGGGGAGAAGAGGAAACGGGAGACCggaggcaaggaagaagaagggggaggATCTGACGAACCGGCCTGGGGTTGGGGTTGGGCTTGGGCCTAGCGGCGGCGGAGAGGTGGTGCAGGCGCAGCTCCTCCAGCTTCCGGCGGTTCTCCTCCACCTGCCTCCGGCGCTGCTCCTCGTACGAGTTCGATTCCGCCATTCCCTTCTCGATTCTGCTTCCTTGCCTCCTTCTCGACTCTGCTCGGGAGGTGGAGCAGGGAATGGGGGACGGCAGCAGACTCGTCAATTCACAATTCAAGGCAGCAGCACACAGCCAACCACCCACCCTCGGCTCTCGCGGTTATTGCGATTCCCTCGGTTTCAATATTTTTTTTCGGGGAACTTTAGAGAGCTTTATTTAGGCCTTGTTTGGAGTCACTCTGACTCCGCAATTCTGCTCCGGAGCGGCCGGGGCTATAATTGAAAATCAGGGAGCAGCTAATTCCTTGCTCCACAGATCCTTGGATTTTTAGAAGTTGTTGGATTGCCGAACAGGCACTTAAATGAAGGCATTCGCTGGACAGTCAGCCAGAAGGCTACTGACCAGGAAGCTAGGAGTGGAGTCCAGCCAGCTTTCAGTCCCATTCAGCGAACATGCACGCTTAGCACACAAATGTGCAGGACTGTTAGCGGATCGAGTTACATGGGTAATACTGAATGAAAAAAAACTATCGGAAAGCTCTCTAACTTCAGCTAGAATGGGTGCTACGATCGAGCGATCGGTGGAGCCAGAGTTCTAGAGGTCAACTGCCTCTAGACAGTCGGATTCCAGTTGCACATGCGTGTAGCCGCGGAGCCGGGCGAAGATGGTACCCTCTCGGATGGAGAGCACCTCAACAATGAACAGATCTATGACCCCTAGCTGGGGTTTGCACCATGCACCCAGGAAAGTCGAGGAAGAACGGGCTAGGCCTCCAATGCATGCAGTGTCTGTGTCTCGATGGATCGCTGCATCAGTGTTGATCTTGACTTAGTTTCCTTCAGGAGGTCGCCAGCCATGGCCCGGCATAGGTATGAAAACCTGTCCGGGTATATCCAACAATGCAAGATCTTCTCGAATTCTTCTAACCGAGCTGGCAGGATCAATGATCTCCTGATCATGCGTGCGTCTGTTGTGGGACATCCAGATCGCCCACATAACCATAATGATCGTGGCGCGGTCTTTGTCAGAAAACCGCTGATCACACAATATGTCTCTTGTCCATGAATTGGGGTGGAGCCGTTGAAGTCTGATTTCAAAGAGCAGCATCGCCTCCTCCCAGAATCGCCTTGCATGAGAACAATGGATTGGTGCATGCATGAGGTCCTCGTCCATTGCAACGCACAACTTACATATACTGGTTTCTTTGATGTGTCGGTGTTTGAGCGTGCACTCATCAGGGATTATTCACGGACCACTCTCCACCAAAAAACCCTAACTTTAGGGACCACTTTTAGCTTCCAAAGAGCATTCCACATCTGTTGTTCGTTCGTTGATGGTTCCGCTATCTGCCCTTCTTCTAGAGCTAAACACTCTTTTTGACTCACTAGAGCTCGATATGCCATTTTAACAGAGTAGATGCCAGATCTTTCGTGTGCCCATGCTAAGTAGTCTGCACCGCCGCCTTGTCTGAGAGGAATATTCAGAATTGCCTCAGCATCCGGCGCGATGGAAGTCGAGCGAATGAGATCACGTTTCCAGGTTCCATTCTCATGATCAATGAGTCCCCCTACTGTGAGAATCGGGGTATTGAGAGGCCTGAATAATGGTGTCATGGTGACAGTCGATGGGATCCATCGATCGTTCCAAACCGAAGTGGACGCTCCATCACCGATCCGCTTGATGAGACCAACCTTGAGAGCTTCTCGTCCGGTAACGATGGCTCGCCAGGTGGCTGATGCTGATTTCGGGGTGGTGGCTTGCATGAAATCCGAGTCCGAAAATATCTCCCCTTCATCACTCTAGTACACAGGGCCTCCGGATTCGTCATGAACCTCCAACCGTGTTTCCCTAGCAGGGCCAGGTTGAACTGTCGAAGGTCGCGGAAGCCCATCCCTCCCTTAACTTTAGGTGTAGCAAGTTTGTCCCACGCTATCCAGTGCAAGGAACGCCGATTAAGCGAACTCCCCCACCAATATTTTGCCATACTCGATCTCAAATTCTTGCACACCTTTTTTGTAAGGAGAAAACAGGTCATACTGAAAGTTGGTATTGCCTGAGCGATGGATTTGATCAAAGTCTCTCTACCTGCACAAGCAAACAATCTTTCTGACCAGCCCTGCATCTTGTCCCTTGCCCTGTGTACTATGTGGTCGAACGTGCCGCTGGTGATTCTTCCAACAACAGTGGGTAGGCCAAGATATCTTTCTGAAAAATCTTCTGAGTGAACATTTAGGATCTGTTTCAGATTTCCTTTGAGAGTTGTCAGCATATTGGGACTGAAGTAAATAGAACTTTTTGCTCTGTTGACACATTGGCCGGAAGCCTCTCCATAATTCCCGAGGATCTCATTTAGTCGAGATGCACTCTCTGTACTCGCCTTGATGAAGATCAGACTATCATCAGCGAACAACAAGTGACTCACCCACGGCGTTCTGAAGCTTACTCGAATACCATGATCAATATAGTTCCCGTAGTACTTCAGCAGCGAAGAGAATCCTTCGGCACATAACAGGAATATATATGGTGATATGAGACAGCCATGCCGAAGGCCTCTGAAGGTGGTAAAGTAAGGCATCAACTCCCCGTTAACTCGAACAGAGAATCAAACTGAGGTAACACATTTCATAATTAGTCTTACCAGGTTGCCGGCAAAACCAAGTCTCAAGAGCATGGCCTCAAGAACTCGATGCGGTCTTACACCTTCATCATGTTCAGCTTGATGGCGCACGAGTAGCTTCGCCCTTTCTTTCGTCTCTTCATCATATGAACACTTTCGTATGCCACCAGCACATTGTCCGTGATCAAACGACCCGGGACGAAGGCACTTTCTTCTTCACTGACAATCTTGTCCATACATGGCCTCAGCGATTGTTGATCGCTTTGACAACAATTTTGTAAAGGACTGGGCATAATGCAATGGGCCGATATTGTGAAATACTTTGTGGGTGACGTACCTTTGGAATTAACGTAATGGAAGTATCGTTTAGTCCAGCTGGTAGCTCACCACCATTCAAAAAATCTAGCACCGCCGGAATTATATCATGTTTCAATAGGTTCCAGTGGCGCTGATAAAACCCCGAGGTGAATCTGTCTACTCCGGGCGCCTTTGACGACGCCATTTGGAAAAGAGCAGTGGTTATCTCCGAGGCTTCATATGGTTTAGACAGCAAGTCATTCATAGCTGGTGTAACCCGGCTGGGTACATGTGATAACAAATCATCACTATTGGTAAAACCTTGGGATGTGTATAGTGCTTGGTAGAAAGCAAGAATTTCCTCCTTATCTTCATCTCCCGAGGTGCAAACCGAGCCATCCGATCGCTGCAGATTCGCAATCTTGTTGATGTGTTTTCGTTGCTTTGCTTGCGCCTGAAAATAAGCCGTGTTCCGACCCCCTTCACGCAGCCAGGGGACACGAGAGTGTTGTTTCAACCATATCTCCTCTAGTCGTAGCGCTTCTCTGAGCTTTGACATGGTAACCTTCTCCTCATCAGATGGGTCACGTCCCACAGATTGGCAACATAGTCTATCAAGCCTGTTTTGGAGTTGCCTGACATTTCTGCTCAAGCACCCAAACTCACGGACACCCCATGGTGCTAGTTTACGTTGTAGGGCTTCAAGAGAGTCCATTACACCATATAAACCTAGTTGACGAGCTTGTTCACGCCAAGTGTCAGAAACCAGCTGCTCATAGTCACTATGGGACTGCCATACATTCTCGTAGCGAAAGGGTTTATACACCATGTGAATTGTTGTTGTAGTTTTGCCGCCGTAGATCGACCAACACGAAGCAGTGGTCCGATTCTACTGAGcacatatggcgcacacgagtgtgTTCAAACCTCTGTCTGAATTCCTCGTTGGCAAAGGCCCGATCCAGCCGGGCTTTAACATTAGCATCTCCAGATTGCCGGTTGTCCCAAGTGTACGGAACTCCCGACCAGCCAAGATCCTGGAGAGCACAGTCGTCCGTAGCGTCGCGAAAAGCTCTCATTTGCCAGTCCGGTCGTGCTGCACGACTAAAATGCTCGCTCCCATAAAGGGTTTTGTTAAAATCACCCATACATAACCACGCTGAATGTGGCAGACCATGTAGGGTACGGAGGAACCGCCAACTGTGATGTCTATTTTCAGCTCTTGGCGCTCCATAGAAGCTAGTAAATCTCCAAGTAGTAGAGTTATCAAGGGCATCGCGCACCACAACATCAATGTGGGCCAAACTGTAGTTCTTGAGCTTGACAGAAACATCTTTGGACCAATAGAGACCGATTCCCCCACTGAGCCCATCGCTGTCCACTGCGAAACAGCCAGCAAACCCCAAGGTCTGCTTCAAATTCTCAACACATATCCTATTGATCTTCGTCTCCATAACAAAGACCAACATGGGCCCTTCTCGCTTCACAACATTGTGAAGCTCGCGAACTacctcggggttcccaagcccccagCAGTTCCAGCTTAGGCAGATCATTGGGACGGGCAGGGCTGTCCAACAGCCTCTGCCGAAGTTCCTGAATTACTTGGTGTGGGCTTCTTCTTTTTCGGTTCTGTCACCACATCATCATCCTCCTTGCCATCGCCCTCATGAGGCATAGGCGTCTCCATGGTATCCTTCCCATCACTATCTGTTGCAGCGTGGTTCGTGAGGAGAGGAAGATCCACTCTGCGATAAACTTGTGTGGGAGGCCCTCCTTTCCGCTTAGGTGCAGTTTTCCATTTCATGGGTGAGGTTACCTCCGCTCCACCATTTGCTGCAGTGCTAGAGTTCCTGATATCATTCTTGCTTGATTTTGCCGGTTGGGGTTTAGAAGAACTCTCAGAGGATGCAACTCCTTTTTTCTCTTCCTGCGACCTGAGTCCTTTGCCAAACGGCAGATCTCCGTTTTCATCTCTTGTGCCAGGCGTCGGGCAGAATAGATCAGAGGCCTAGACGACCACAGGAAAAGAAGAAGTGGGGTATGTTTTCATATTGGATGTCAAAAGGATCTGTGGTACCCCTCCTTGCAGAATCAATCAAAATCCATCTCCTGAGAGGTTTGGCTACATCCAGAGTCACCCGGGCTCGCAGATAGCCGCCCTCATGATCGAAGTGGATTGAAGTGGCCTCCTTATCGATCTGTTTTGCAATAGCTTTGCACCATGTGTCGTTCCGCAGATTGAATGAGAGATTAACAACGCGAGCCCAAACATTTAATTTGTCAAACTTAAGCTCCGAAGGGCACATGCACTCATCGAAATCCGACAGTACAACTATGTTTTTGCTGATGTGCCATGGGGATCCATCCCACACACGATCACGGTCGTGTCGTGTAGGGAATTCCGCGACGAACATGTTCTCCCCTACTATGCGGAACACCAGGCCCTTACGGTTTCCCCATGCAGGCCGGAGCGCGTTGGAGATGGTGTTGATGTGGAGTTTGTTGCGATGAAGGATCTTCCCGGCCACCATCCACCTCTCTGGCGCCTCCTCAACGCGATCATCTAGCACCAGTGGCGTTGCCTCCTCCTCGGAGATATCGAGTTTTCCTATCTGTTCCTCCAAGCGCGCTCTGGTTGATCTAGGCGACGAAGCGCCCCTCGCCGCCGCTGCCGGACGATGTCGCCATCTCCGGCCGGCGGAAGTCCCGGTGCGCCCCGCCGATCTGAACCGCGGGCGCCGTCAGGTCTGCCAAACCCTAGTCGCCAGAGCTTTTAGGGTTTACGGAATTTCTTTGTACCCTTTGTGCCCCTCTGCCGTCAGGCCTATTGCCTAGGCCTCCAgcggtaggctgttataccctTCAGAGCATACAGAAGTACATGTATAACACGATTGAGAAGATTTTCATAACAGTATACTTCCATATGTGGTGCAGAAAAAAAAAGGACAAATACATGCATGAAAATGGAGTGAAGTCTGCTTTGAATCCTCAGGTTGTAGAGCGCGACGCAAACAAACCCCAATGCCTAAATCCCTGAAATCCATAGCCTGTACTCATCGATCCCGATTAGTTTAGACCCTAAATCCACCGTAGACATGTTTGGAACCACAATCCTGGGCGGGATGGGCATGCATGTTTATGTGGCAAGTACACCTCCATCTTGCTCCTCTCTGAAATTATCTCAAACACCTTCTCTGCACCTACTGCCGCATGCACCAGACCGCGGGCCACCGTAGCTCACCAATGCTTCCTGGGACTCCAAGCCGCTTGGAAGTAGGTTGCTTGCGCGGCTGCAAGCACGGCGGCGGTCACCCGCCACGCTCATCAAGTCGGGCCGCTCCTAGCAGACAGATGTCTACAGCCTCGCCCGCGATGAGACATCCGGGGCACCTCCGCCGTGTCCAGTCACAAGCTCCGGAGGTCTTCATCCTCCGCCGCAGCGCACTAGAGGTCTACAGCCTCGCCCGCGATGAGACTGCTGACCTCCGACGTCTTCAAGTCTATTCTCACCAGAGGACTCGAGAGCCGGTCGGACGGCAGCACGACCTCGAGGCGAGCGCCGAGCGGtggcgccggccgccgccacgggtGCCATGAACATGGCGCGGCGTGGCGAGTAGGAGCAATGGATGGAGTTGGTTCCGTGGGGCAGCCGTTAAGGGTGCAGCAGCAGGGCAGTTCATCTGACACCCTACGGGGGACGCGGATTTTTTCCTTCGCGTTCCATTCACAGCGTAAATCCAGTCCGCTAGCGAGCGCGTCTGGATTCGCGTTGCATGCAGGCCAGGGCCCAGTGGGACCGCACATTGCTCTCGTATTCTCCCGTATACCAGTTTACCACGCCTCCATCCCACCGTATTCCACagtgttgagtatattgtgtacgtatatatgtgtgtgtagggcccacctcctgtttccttgtatagttgaggttgtggcccacctctg
Above is a window of Triticum dicoccoides isolate Atlit2015 ecotype Zavitan chromosome 5B, WEW_v2.0, whole genome shotgun sequence DNA encoding:
- the LOC119312686 gene encoding B3 domain-containing protein Os06g0194400-like, translated to MAESNSYEEQRRRQVEENRRKLEELRLHHLSAAARPKPNPNPRPKRKAPGPGELRRSGRVAGLPEQPNYLKGSEQRGYRGVYEAYAVWKGPTDEERAAAVVAAAAKQKAEELQRRIHGILWPAFVKPVTHDCASRAAVMTIPKHFVEHLPAHDEAVVLVDEADEEFHMLYNARHHFVNKGWRGFAARHDLADGDCLVFQLTERTKFKVYIIRASSSHGDDQTSDDKDEHK